The Ascaphus truei isolate aAscTru1 chromosome 11, aAscTru1.hap1, whole genome shotgun sequence genome includes a window with the following:
- the METRN gene encoding meteorin has translation MHWLCPWILTIGTLKSVICSYLEDQCSWRGSGLSLEAGSVEQVSLHCAEGSVEWLYPTGALRLSLVPRQPLAALSPGPSSLTACIKPAASFRGAQLYLEREGLLELLLSEAEPALRPRVHCFSWLPRQKVALFLQATPHRDISRRIAAFRYELRGDWDGRLALPLNKLSMEGACRPCNDTEILMAVCTSDFVVRGNIRTVVNDAELQQSVIGISATRVHRQKFTLFQPRGHSVKSLGDIRTPLSCGVKPGPGSFLFMGWVHFGEAWLGCAPRYKDFRRVYEAATQAHENPCEIVLD, from the exons ATGCATTGGCTATGCCCCTGGATTCTCACCATTGGGACCCTTAAATCTGTGATCTGCAGCTATTTGGAAGATCAATGCAGCTGGAGGGGGAG TGGCCTGTCTTTGGAAGCGGGGTCGGTGGAGCAGGTCTCGTTGCACTGTGCGGAGGGCTCTGTTGAATGGTTGTACCCCACGGGTGCGCTACGTCTCAGCCTGGTCCCACGCCAGCCCCTGGCAGCGCTCAGCCCCGGGCCCAGCAGCCTGACTGCCTGCATCAAGCCGGCCGCGTCCTTCCGAGGGGCCCAGCTGTATCTGGAGAGAGAGGGGCTGCTGGAGCTGCTCCTGTCGGAGGCTGAGCCAGCCCTGCGTCCCAGAGTGCACTGCTTCAGCTGGCTGCCCCGCCAGAAGGTGGCGCTGTTCCTGCAGGCCACCCCACACCGGGACATCAGCAGGCGCATCGCTGCTTTCCGCTACGAgctgaggggggactgggacggccGGCTAGCACTGCCTCTGAACAAGCTGAGCATGGAAG GTGCCTGTCGCCCGTGTAATGACACAGAAATCCTGATGGCTGTATGCACGAGTGACTTCG TTGTTCGTGGCAACATCCGGACGGTTGTAAATGATGCAGAGTTGCAGCAGTCTGTTATAGGGATCAGTGCCACGCGGGTCCACCGTCAGAAGTTCACACTGTTTCAGCCCCGAGGTCACTCCGTGAAGTCGCTGGGAGATATCCGGACACCTCTGAGCTGTGGGGTCAAGCCAGGCCCTGGCAGCTTCCTCTTCATGGGCTGGGTCCACTTTGGAGAGGCCTGGCTGGGCTGTGCCCCCCGTTATAAGGACTTCCGACGAGTCTACGAGGCAGCGACACAGGCCCACGAGAACCCGTGTGAGATAGTACTGGATTAA